TGCTGAAGGACATTTATAACTCTTCTCATGGTCAGAACATTTAAActctctctcatcagtgtgaacccgCTGATGCCTCAGCAGGGCAGAGAAATGAGTGAactccttcccacacacggaacaagtgaacggcctctccccggggTGAATGCATCGATGACTTTCCAACTCAAAAGAGTAATTGAATcctcacagtccccacatttccacgttTTCTACTCAGTATGACAGCACTTGTGTTTCGACAGACCAGATGATCGACTGAAGCTTcgaccacacacacacaacacgtgtACAGGTTTTTCCCCACTGCAAGTGGTGCTTTTTGCTTCCATGTTCAAAGGTCGATGATACTCTGGTCACAAATCCTCACCTTCtaatatttgggcaattttccacattctgcccccttgccaccctcactgcttcctccaagtgctgttcaacatggaggagtaatgattcatcagccgagggagggcggtaggtggtaatcagcagggggattccttgcccatgtttgacctgacgccacgagacttcatagggtccggagtcgatgttgaggactcccagggcaagtccctccccaccgtataccactgtgtcaccacctctgtcctgtcagtggagcaggacgtacccggggatagtgatggccatGTCTGAGACATTGTAAGGtaggattctgtgagtatgactgtgtcaggctattacttgactagtctgtgggacagatcactacttcactttcagtcaggaacagtgcacagttttacaccaatctctgatttgacagcacgctTCCCGAATTCACCGTTGTTCTttctgactctaaacacagttgtaaaggagccttctgttccatgcccaggagctctgaaccatggaagagagtgactgggacacatttcttacattcCTCAGGACTAACCCACAcagggactttgctgtcagtgaagagagatgagaaagaccaaagtgctgtatgtccctctcagtgtgatcctgaaggactgtgtccaggctgaagttctgttcctgccgtacgatcctccccccagattgtcctttctgagctgcAGCCAGGTGATGccaaagacaaaaatctacaacaatATGTTTGAAACAATTGATTTATTTCAAATCTATCCCAAatattaacatcagcagaaacTAATTCTCACTGtcagttctggatgtgattaacagcagcaataacagcagaatccaacccctgctgtCACATGTGAATGTGCCGAATGTGTTTCAGCAGATTgtttaactgagtgaatcccttcccaaacacggagcaggtgaatggcctctccccagtgtgactgtgttGATGAGTTTCCAGCTGGTATGGATAAttgaatcctttcccacagtctccacatttccagggtttctccatggtgcgggtgtccttgtgtctctccaggttgaatGATCAGttcaagcctcgtccacacacacacaacacacataaggtttctccccactgtgaatggtgcAATATTTTTCAAaccgtgtaactggttaaagctctttccagtcagttcactggaacactctcactcgggtgtgtgtatcTTGGTGCATttacagtcacactgatgtttgaaatcttttcccacagacagaacagaagaTCAataatattcaggtcctgatgaacttagtaactctgtcagatcttgatgtgatgctgGTTTGAGTTTGAGTCTGCAAATTGTCCTCTTCTAATAACTTTTGTAAACTCAATTTACAGGGTATCACTAAGTCCAGAATAGAAATTCAGGAAGACAATTCTAGTTTTTAATGGAAcatttttcctctcttgttcccccaaagcaGTAAATCCCTCTTTCCTGGGCTGAAATCCAAACTCATTGCACGATCTGCAACATTTTTCCTTTGGTCGccttttctcctgaaggtgctgattctgtctgggttcagttctacactcactggttcccctccctctcctcccctcaagGTGATGACTGTGTCCAGGTTTatatgctctctctccctccttcaacactctgtccattgtaatatctcccagttttggtgatggtcGCTCCCTGACATGTCTCCATTTCTTCTCCATTTGCAGGTGCTCCCTCACCTCTCCATTTAGagatgctccctgaccagtcccctccATTTAGAGATGCTCCCTGACCAGACCCTCCATTTAGagatgctccctgaccagtcccctccATTTCTCCTCCAGTAAGAGATGCTCCCTGTCTCTCAGTAAGTTTTGATTTTTCATTATCATCCTCCTCATCAAGTGCAGCTTCTTGTTTTGTTTCCTGTGATTCATGTCACCATGGATTCACTGGTCTCAGATGCTGCCATCTCCAATATGGTTGCCATGGCATCCACCGCTTCTTTACAAAGCTTTTTTCCATTTGATGCTTTCACCATGTTCTCCATTACAATTAGAGCTCGATTCAAATACCCTGGGGTCCAGATCAGGGACCGGAACAGTTTCTGCTCTCGGCTCTTTGTGGCGATTCGGGCTGGAGGAAAGCGGTGTAAACCGAAGCTGGGGGTTGATCTTGTTTCTTGAGATCTTGCTGTTTAGATTGGCTCCTGGCTCCGCACTCGGTGTCTCTGCAGCCTTCGAGCCCCGGGCTTTATTAACCCGGCTCCCTCTCACCTGCTAGAACCGCGCTCTCAGCCTCAGACCCTGCCGCCACGCATGCTCAGCTCACACCACCCAGGTGGCTGATTGATGGAAGTTCCGAATCAATAGGAAGAGCCGGGGCTGGAGGACCGAGCCGGCGCTGGGTCCTCCAACAATTCGGAAGGAGCAAAGGGCAGATTTtgcgacccccacccccccccccccaccccccaccccccccccccgccagtggACGGATCCCATAGGGGGCCTCCAGCCCCGCTCCTTCCTCCTATTGGTCAGCAGCTGCCGTCAATTACTTGGGCATTGTGAGCTGCAAGGTGAGAGGTCGCTGGCGGGAGTGGGttaagatgaagggtcactgacctgaaacgttaactctgcttctctctccacagatgctgccggacctgctggatatttctagcatttctttttttttaagaaacCCCGGGGTGGGGAGCGGAGTTTACAAATACTGAGTGCCGCCCCAGGCCCGAATATTAAACAATgagaatttattttatttatttatttttatttagagatacagcactgaaacaggcccttcggcccatcgagtctgtgctgaccatcaaccacccatttatactaatctgacattaatcccattaccctctcacatcccccaccttccctcaattcccctactaaatatctatactaggggcaatttataatggccaatttacctatcaacctgcaagtctttggctgtgggaggaaaccggagcacccggcgaaaacccacgcagtcacagggagaacttgcaaactccacacaggcagtacccagaatcgaacccaggtcgctggagctgtgaggctgcggtgctaaccactgcgctgccccactCTCACTAGCCACCGCTTCTGGCTACTCTCTGGCCTCAACCTGGACAACAAGCCCAAGGATCTTCGCGCCTGCGTGATCCACCCGGCCAACCAGTGACAGACAGAGTGATTTCTGAGCTGCAAGGGATTGTGGGTAATTTGGCAGCCATTAAAGTCTGACTCTCAGTAAATCTGTGTGTGAATCTGGGGAAGTCAATATGAATCTGCTACCCTAGGAATTGTCAAATAAGAAAGACAAAGTTCGATTTCTTACCATCCGCACTATGTGATAATGGTGCTATTGGCTAATCTACACACAGTCTTTATTGATAAGTCTGTATCAGACCAattcctcctgtctccccagttcctgcccaccatctacaaggcacaggtcagcagggtgatggaatactctccacctgcctggatgggagcagctccaacaacactcaaaaggcttgacaccatccaggccaaagcagcccgcttgattggcaaccccccacccccacgacCAATGTTcactggcagcattgtgtaccatctataagatgcactgcagcaacttaccaaagctccttcgacagcaccttccaaacccacaacctctatcacctagaaggacaagggcagcagatgcatgggaacaccaccacctgcaagttcctctccaagccacacagtgtcctgacttggaactgtatccattccttcactgtcgctgggtcaaaatcctagaactcccttcctaacagcactgcgggtgtacctacaccccaaggactgcagcagttcaagaaggcagctcaccaccaccttctcaagggaaatcagggatgggcaataaatgctggcctagccagcgacatccacatcccacaaacaaataaaaaaaattcgccattcatggaatcatagaaagttttttTTAATATGCATTACACTCGTCTTCCTTCACTactatatctgcatcgtccccctcttttgtaagacaaacacaaagtattcattaagaagcataccaacatcttctgcccctactcatagtttacctttttggtcttttatgggccctactctccttaGTCATGCTCTTActcctaatgtattgataaaacatctttggtacACCTTGATTTTGATCGCCAATATTTGTtcgtgccctctctttgctttcccaatttcctttttgatttcatcccttcactttctatactcctctttcctttctgtagtattgagttcttggtgtcggacataaactttccttttctgccttatcttaccctgtaggctccatgacatccatggggctcgagatttggccgcctcaccctttttctttgtgggaacgttTTCTTTGAacgtctcccactgctctgacactaatttatcttcaagtagctgttttcagtacacttttgctaaatcactcctcagtttactaaaattggccttgccccagttgagaactctaactcctgttctatctttgtccatttccataactatgttaaaactgactgaattatgatcactaccaccaaaatgctctcccactgccaatccttccacctgcccatcttcatttcctaaaactaagtctaaaaaacTGTACCCTTTCcttttggacttgctacatcctgaccAAAAAAGTTCTCCCAGATGCACTTCAAGAATTCAGCTCCCCCAATTACTTTTACAccgaaaactatcccagttaatattggggtacttAAAATCCTCTACTATGAGTGCCATATTGTTTTTGTACctcagagatttgcctccatatctgcttatATCTCCCTCTGACTCTTTGGGGGTCTgagagtacactcccagtagtgtgattgcccttttttgttccttagctcaatcaagatggcctcatttgatgaaccttccaacatatcatccctgctcacagctgtaattgtttctttcaccaaaattgccactccaactcctttcttatccccctccctgtcACATCTAAAAACCCTTTAACCTGGAAcactgagctgccattcctgtccctccttatgcCATGTTTCTGCAATAGATATATCACACTGCCACGTCTCTATCTGTGCCCCCAGCTCATCTAATTTAtttgcttccaacctcatagtcccgcaaccccggacagcccgcttctacctccttcccaaaatccacaaacaggattgtcccggcagacccattgtgtcagcctgcttctgccccactgagcttatttcttcctatcttgactctatcttttctccgctggtccagtctcttcccacctacatccgtgactcttctgacgccctacgttattttgacaatttccagtttcctggtcccaaccacctcctcttcactatggacgtccaatcgctctatacctccatcccccatcaggatggtttgagggctctccacttcttcctggaacagaggcccaaccagtccccatccaccaccaccctcctccgcctggctgaacttgttctcacattgaacaacttctccttcaactccacgcacttccttcaagtaaaaggtgtcgctatgggtacccgcatgggtcctagttatgcctgtctttttgtgggatatgtcgagcattctttgttccagtcctactcaggccccctcccccaactcttttcccggtacattgatgactgtatcggtgctgtttcctgctcccgccccgaactggaaaactttatcaactttgcttccaatttccacccttctctcacctttacatggtccatctctgacacttcccttcccttcctcgacttctctgtctccatctctggggataggttgtctactaatatccattataagcccaccgactcccacagctacctcgactacacttcttcacatcctacctcctgtaaggactccattccattctcccagtttctccatcttcgacacatctgctctgatgatgctaccttccatgacagtgattCTGGTacgacttcctttttcctcaaccgaggagtccccccccactgttgttgacagggccctcaaccgtgtccggcccatttcccgtacctctgccctgaaccctgcccctccctcccagaaccgtgacagggttccccttgtcctcactttccaccccatcagcctccatatccaaaggatcatcctctgccatttccaccacctccagcgtgatgccactatcaaacacatctttccctcccttcccctgtcagcattccgaagggatcgttccctccgcgacaccctggtccactcctccattacccccacgacCTCgttcccatcccatggcaccttcccctgcaatcgcaggaggtgtaatacctgcccatttacctcctctctcctcactatcccaggccccaaacactcctttcaggtgaagcagcgatttacttgtacttctttcaatgtagtatactgtattcgctgctcacaatgtggtctcctctacattagggagaccaagcgcagactgggtgaccgttttgcggaacacctccgctcggtccgcaagcaggaccctgagcttctggttgcttgccatttcaacactcccccctgctctcaaactcacatctctgtcctgggattgctgcagtgttccagtgaacatcaacgcaagctcgaggaacagcatctcatctaccgattaggcacactacagcctgccggactgaacattgagttcaataatttcagagcatgacagccccccattttactttcatttttagttgctttttcttttttcttttttacattttttacaacctttttttgcatttatttcatttcatcttagtttgttcagtttgcttacgcactgttttttttcatgtttgcacttgctgctgttcaatattcagtccgttaacacctattctgtactaatgctttgtctttcaacacaccattaacatattgtttgcctttgctccatgaccttttggtcagcgctgtggccttgtccaatctgcaccttctcctttgttatctcttgccccacccccacctcacttgcttataacctgtaacatttgtaatatttgtcagttccgaagaagggtcaccgacccgaaacgttaactctgcttctctttccacagatgctgccagacctgctgagtggttgcagcatttcttgtttttattttaatttatttgctatacttcttgcattgaagcagatacccttgagcactgccaaactctttattttctaacctttgcttccgctgtcttccagactcatccattaattttctgccttccattttaatttctgattttgtcccagctgagtctaccctcaggtccccatccccctgtcaaactagtttaaaccctctccaacagcactagcaaaatgtcccacaaggaactcagtcctggctctattcaggagcaacccgtccggcctgtacaggtcccatctcctccagagccactcccaatgtcccaggaagctaaatccctccctcctgcaccatctttccagccacgcattcatctgtcttatcctcctattcctgcaCTTACTTGCACGTGGCATtgtgagtaatccggagattgctacttttgaggtcctgcttgctaatttcttacctagctccctcaactctgactgcaggaccacatccctctttcgacctatgtcattggttccgacgtggacaatgactgctggctgttcaccctcccccttcaagatgctctgcagctgctcagtgacttctttgaccctggcaccagggaggcaacacaccatcctggattcacatctgtggccacagaaatgcctgtctgttcccctgactattgaataacctatcactatggctcttccagtcttccctgtacccggcTTGTGCAGctggtggtgccatggacttggctctggttgcactccccagatgaagcatcactctcaacagtattcagaactgaatacctgttggagagtgagatgcactcagggtctCCTCCTCTGCATTTAAGTAACTGCTCTCCAGtccatgttcctcctgcaggtccactcCTGTCCACTGCTCTCACTGAAGTTAAGTGCTGTAGGCTGCGATCCTCAGCCTTTATTTaactgttccccactcagtgttccccctgCAGTTCCACTGCTCTTCTGGAAGGTAAATGCTGTAGGCCATGATCCCCGGCCTTTATTTAACTGGTATcccctccgttttcctcccacaggtccgctgctctcctggaaggtaagtgcttacTAACTCTTCTGACACTGAAAACAGTCTGAATTAAGAGGGTTGTGGGAGCtcgcagagataggaaggggagaggccatggagggaattgaacaaAAGGTTCAGAATTTTAAAGGCTAAAGCCACCAGGCAACTCCCCCAGTACGGAATGTAACCCACTGCTAACAGAAAGAATGCTTCTTGAACTAATGTGCGGAAAGGTGAGACTTTATCCCTCTAAATATCACAAATAGATTCATAATGAGGGGGAAATCAATCTCTGTCTCTTTAACTGACAGCGACAGGGAAATGAGTGACCTTTAAACACCTGGTCCACTTGGCACTGAAGTGTCTGAAACTCTAAATAGGAATTCCAGGAAAACAAAATACTGACAAATGTTGAAGTGTTTTGTTGATAAAAGAAACATTGATTTCACTTTGAAATGATAAATAGTTTACCAGGGGTTCACACTGACTCACCTGACTGACAGCCTCAGGTTGCAGCTCTCAAAGGCCGCGATTGCTTCCAGAAGCCGCTGCTCCCTTGGCCCTCCGGCCTCTGAGCTTCTTCCTGTTGCTTCCCAGGACAATCAATCAGCTCTCGGTAACATGACCCTGTCAGAGGGAGTTCAGGGGCTCAGAGGAAGAAAACAAATGAGGCCATGAATCTGAGTTGGGAAAAACAATGAGAGAAACAGGATTCAATTTATAAAATAAACTATTTCACATCAAATCAATTATTGTAATTAATATATTCCTTTGGCGCAATGGGGAGGAGCTTGTGAGTCGCATATGCAGCGGGGCAGACCGATGGAGCCGGCGGGAGGGTGGAGAGGCTCCgtaaacacctggtgtaggccgcaAGCCCCGAATAAAAACCTCCAGGTCCCGTGTTTGCAGCTCCGGGGATTTTTCCCGGGAACAGGCCCAGAATAATGGCCGCCATCTTGGTTGAGCGGCCAACAGAGCGCATGCCCGGCCATCTTGGTGACGACACAGAGTGGGCGGAGCTTCAGGGTCCCAGtcaccaggagagaaaatcattcactcattgatttgattctcattctgcacacaggggctggagaactgaacccagtcagagtagagggagggagaaaactggcagtggaggaaagaaatggtgctctgcctttggatttcagcacagggaggagggagagtgtgtgggaaggggatttacagctttggggtaaCAGTGGAGGGAAAAATATTCcacagaaactagaattgtctgttcagaatttctatcctgtactgacaataatgacttttgtaaactccttttacagggaatTAGGAGGGGACGATTTGCAgacgggaaactcaaaccaaacatcatgtCAAGATTTGACAGACACTGAATTACTCATAATCTGAATATCATCGGCTTTTGACTGTGGAAGGAAAAATGTTTGCCTGCTTTGTCTGCGAAAAAGATTCAAATATCAGTGTAACTGGAAAAGcactgatatacacacacactcgagTGAGAGTATTCCAGTGCACTGACTTTGGAAGGAACTTTAACCAGCTGCACAACCTGAAAAAACATTGCATCATTCACAGTGGGggaaaactgtacacgtgttctgtgtgtggatgaaGCTTCAACtgttcatccaacctggagagacacaaggacacctgcACCATGGCAAAACCATAGAAatgtggggattgtgggaagggattcagttgtccggaaactcatcgacacagtcaCACTGGGGAAAGGCTGCTTcatgtgtgagaagggattcattaATTTATCCCTCTTGCTGAGACACCAGTGCATTCACAccagggagaggctgttcaccttctccGTTTGTGGAAATCAATCATTCACCCTACtgatgcaccagcgagttcacactggggagaagtcgttcacctgctcagtgtctgggaagggattcattcggtTATCTCACCTGCTGAGCCACCAGTACATTCACACTgaagagaggccattcacctgctctgtttgTGGGAGGTGTCTTCGCACCTTTTTGACACACCAGCAACTTCACACTGGGGAaatgccattcacctgctccatgtgtgggaagggattcattcagtcctcccaccagcgagttcactctggagagaggccgttcatctgctccatgtgtgggaagggattcactcagtcttccaccctgctgagacaccagtgagttcacaagtgactgcagaggttggattctgctgttattcacATCCAGTACTGAAACTATTCATTCTGATGGTTGGGGTTTGTTTCGGCTAATAAACCTCAGCCCACTAAGGTAATGGTGACTAATTGATCAGCCAGGATCTGATTGACTcgtgcagcaggctcgatgggttgaatggcctagtcCAGTTCCCATTGCATGTACTGTCCTGGATGCAGGCATGTTGATATTTACAGTGGGTGCCTCCCATGTTGCCGTGGTTACCAGGAGGGTGATCACCATTACTGCTACCCACTGCTCTGCCATTGCTTTAGTGGTTTACCTGAAACAAAATAATTAAGAGATATGCTGATGGCTGTCCTGTTGGCAGAAACATAATGTGAGTTATATAGTTTGACTTGAGGCCTTTGGGAGTGATGTCATCCCATAGGGCATTTCTGGAAAATACAGTACCAATCCCATCACTTTAAGATTTTTCCTTTTACAATCTagctgtacaggatatacctgtacCAAACCTCTGAGCTAACACACAATGAGTTGTTTTCATATTTAGTCCAATATTTACTGTTGTCCAAACAGAAACCACCAAGACCGTGTGTGTGGTTTTATTGTTTTCCTAGAATCTCTTCAAATTTCAGGTTAGAACACCAGCTCAAATGAATTTAATTCATCATCTTTAATTCATTGTAGATGTCTGTTCAAATTCCTGAAGCTGTCAGCAATCTTGTTGCAATGAATTTTGAAAGTTGTATGGTTAGCTTAAGCTGCTAGTGGAAAGGGTTAACTTCCTGCTAGTCTGAAAGGGGATGGGCCGAACGTTCTCAGATGGACTAGTGATGATGTCACCACCCCTTGTCCTACAAAGACAGAACAAACCACGAGCTATGGCCAGAAATCTCAATTCAAATATTACAACTTAAATACTTAGTTTGTTTACACCTtccaaagtgacatgaggaaaatctttttcatgtagcaaatggttaagatctagaatgcgctgcctgggaaagtggtggaggcaggttcaattgaagcattcaaaagagaattagacagttagatgaaaaggaacaatgtgcaaggttatggggagaaggcagggaatgggactgagggaatttctctttcctCTGACAATGTTTCAAAATTCCAAGCTTTTTAGATCCCTTTGTCAAATCTCTTCCTTTTaaccgcatggcctccttctgcactgtaacaatcctGTGTGATTCTGCAATTCCTTTTGATCCAACTGATATTCCTCATTGtgaaattcttttttttaaatgtgctgaCACCCCTTTTGTGTAACCACCCTTTAGGGAAGAATGCACATGAAACTTACACACATACATTACTGCACACAATTTCTGCAACACTCATTCAACTTAACAACTTAAGATTAAAGAAAGAAACCAAAGGAAATAAAGTTCATCAGTGGTCCTTCATTTAAATCTGCCAAACAGCAGCCTCTCACAAGCATGGGGGAAGGAAAGGGTGGTCTTCGAGGTTTTCACCCACTGGAACAATCGAATTGACAGTGCTGAGTATCAATATTTATCATCCCCCTTAAAGGAACCCTTCTCTCTTTCCCTTGCCAAAACAAAACATGTGCTTTAACAGCTTCTCATCCATTTCATACAGCTATCAGGACCAGGCCAGAGGGTTAATAATCCATCAGTTCAGTGACACAGACGGAGCTAACACACACAGACAAGGATATCCCAGGACACTAAAacaatacacaaacagaaacttatGCACACACGAGTTTTCTTCCTGACTCCTGCCCAAGTCTGTTCAGGACAGTTCCCTAAAATGGTAAAATAACCCCAAGTTATTTACTGCTCACCTTCTTAGATCATTTATCTTTCCTCATGACTGCTACGCACCCACTCTCTTGGCCTTATGTGCCCATGACACAGAGCTACAAATCACTTTTCTGTTTTATCCTTtgtttatttgtttgttctttatcttagatgACGTTAGTTTCTTAAatgtggcacagtgacgcagtggttagcactgcagcctc
This genomic window from Heterodontus francisci isolate sHetFra1 chromosome 34, sHetFra1.hap1, whole genome shotgun sequence contains:
- the LOC137348585 gene encoding zinc finger protein 22-like, which produces MCEKGFINLSLLLRHQCIHTRERLFTFSVCGNQSFTLLMHQRVHTGEKSFTCSVSGKGFIRLSHLLSHQYIHTEERPFTCSVCGRCLRTFLTHQQLHTGEMPFTCSMCGKGFIQSSHQRVHSGERCLFKFLKLSAILLQ